In one Sulfuricella sp. genomic region, the following are encoded:
- the tilS gene encoding tRNA lysidine(34) synthetase TilS codes for MASSKKLPDDLATQVAQALSPRVHPGQHLTLGLSGGLDSVVLLDLLAQLRQPLQFRLSATHVNHQLSPQAGDWAAFCSMLCEAYAVPLDIAVVQVPFQPGDSLEAAARAVRHEALNHAATDFIVLAHHLDDQAETLLLQLLRGCGVEGASAMAEQNNRLLRPLLKISRAQLELYARHRGLNWVEDESNLDTRFDRNFLRHRVLPVLADRFPAYRETLLRASRNFSESALLLEELAAHDARAAIHEKKLFVPALAHLSWPRAKNLLRHFLKLHNIAAPSAIRLEDMLNQLLSAKPDARIKIQLGSFELRRFLNRAWVIPALQQPGQGLSYVWQGESEIELSALRGTLKFWPVQGQGISRARLEQGPVTLRLRQGGERLQPDCKRPQRSLKNLFQEAGIPPWKRQTLPLLFSGESLVAGLGIGIACPFQAHPDEAGIMLEWQTADNV; via the coding sequence ATGGCAAGTTCAAAGAAACTGCCTGATGATCTCGCCACTCAAGTTGCACAAGCTTTAAGCCCGCGGGTTCATCCCGGCCAGCATCTCACCCTGGGCCTTTCTGGCGGCCTGGACTCCGTGGTGCTGCTTGACCTCCTGGCGCAACTGCGACAGCCCCTGCAATTCCGGCTTTCTGCCACTCACGTCAACCACCAGCTCAGCCCCCAGGCCGGAGACTGGGCGGCCTTTTGTTCCATGCTTTGCGAGGCTTATGCGGTTCCGCTGGACATTGCCGTGGTGCAAGTTCCATTCCAGCCCGGCGACAGCCTGGAAGCGGCTGCCCGCGCCGTACGTCACGAAGCGTTAAACCACGCCGCTACTGATTTCATTGTGCTGGCCCACCATCTTGATGACCAGGCGGAAACCCTGCTGTTGCAACTCCTGCGCGGCTGCGGCGTGGAGGGTGCCAGCGCCATGGCCGAACAGAATAACCGGCTGCTTCGGCCACTCCTGAAAATATCCCGTGCCCAGCTTGAGCTATATGCCCGCCACCGAGGCTTGAATTGGGTGGAAGACGAAAGCAATCTGGACACCCGTTTCGACCGCAACTTCCTGCGCCACCGTGTGCTGCCGGTACTGGCGGACCGCTTCCCGGCCTATCGCGAAACGCTCCTGCGCGCCAGCCGCAATTTTTCAGAAAGCGCCCTGTTGCTGGAAGAACTGGCTGCCCATGATGCGCGCGCTGCAATACATGAAAAAAAACTTTTCGTGCCAGCGCTCGCGCACCTTTCCTGGCCGCGCGCAAAAAATCTGCTGCGCCACTTCCTTAAACTGCACAACATTGCCGCGCCCAGCGCAATACGCCTGGAAGACATGCTGAATCAGTTACTGAGCGCAAAACCGGATGCCAGGATAAAAATCCAGCTCGGGTCCTTTGAACTGCGCCGCTTTCTCAACCGGGCCTGGGTGATTCCGGCATTACAACAACCCGGCCAAGGCCTGAGTTACGTCTGGCAAGGCGAAAGCGAAATCGAACTGAGTGCGCTGCGGGGCACCTTGAAATTCTGGCCCGTCCAGGGCCAGGGAATCAGCCGGGCACGGCTGGAACAGGGCCCCGTCACCCTGCGCCTGCGTCAAGGCGGCGAACGCCTGCAACCCGACTGCAAACGACCGCAGCGGAGCCTGAAAAACCTCTTTCAGGAAGCGGGCATTCCGCCCTGGAAACGCCAGACTTTGCCATTACTCTTCAGCGGCGAAAGCCTGGTCGCCGGACTGGGCATAGGAATAGCCTGCCCCTTTCAGGCACACCCTGACGAAGCGGGCATCATGCTTGAATGGCAAACTGCGGACAACGTGTAA
- a CDS encoding complex I NDUFA9 subunit family protein: MNIKKICILGGGGFVGTHLVNKLEMAGYAVRVLTSKRDHAKNISVLPTVEVVETNIFDPSELNRHFSGMDAVINLVGMLHENKTSRVGKPMARRGGFQEVHVELPRKIVDACAASGIKRLLHMSALNADPNGPSAYLRSKGLGEAIVRDAGMRLNENENWYLNGPKSANGHGLAVTVFRPSVIFGREDSFINMFAGLLKIAPVLPLASPDVKFQPVHVDDVAQAFVASINNQATFGRAYDLCGPKVYTLRELVDLVAKLTGRNRKIINLCPQLSYLMALLMEWMPGPRLMTRDNYYSMQVDAVCTCEFPKIFDIKPSALEAVAPDYLSQSHCYQGFRSAAGR; this comes from the coding sequence ATGAATATCAAGAAGATCTGTATCCTGGGCGGTGGTGGTTTTGTTGGCACCCATCTGGTGAACAAGCTGGAAATGGCGGGGTATGCGGTTCGCGTTCTGACCAGCAAGCGCGATCATGCCAAGAATATTTCTGTCCTGCCCACGGTGGAAGTGGTCGAAACCAACATTTTTGACCCATCTGAATTAAATCGCCATTTTTCCGGCATGGATGCCGTGATTAATCTGGTGGGTATGCTGCATGAGAATAAAACCAGCCGGGTGGGCAAACCCATGGCACGGCGCGGGGGTTTCCAGGAAGTGCATGTGGAGCTGCCACGCAAGATTGTTGACGCTTGCGCGGCTTCGGGAATCAAGCGGCTGTTGCATATGAGCGCACTCAATGCCGATCCCAATGGGCCGAGCGCCTATCTTCGATCCAAGGGCTTGGGCGAGGCTATTGTGCGTGATGCCGGCATGCGGCTCAACGAAAATGAAAACTGGTACCTCAACGGGCCAAAATCTGCGAATGGCCATGGATTGGCTGTGACCGTGTTCCGGCCTTCCGTCATTTTCGGGCGCGAGGACAGCTTTATCAATATGTTTGCCGGCTTGCTGAAAATTGCACCGGTGCTGCCGCTGGCCAGCCCGGACGTGAAGTTTCAGCCGGTGCATGTCGATGACGTAGCTCAGGCTTTTGTGGCGAGCATCAATAACCAGGCCACTTTTGGGCGCGCCTATGATTTGTGTGGCCCCAAGGTTTACACTTTGCGCGAACTGGTCGATCTGGTTGCAAAACTGACTGGCCGTAACCGCAAGATCATCAATCTTTGCCCGCAATTGTCTTATCTGATGGCATTGCTGATGGAATGGATGCCGGGCCCCAGGCTGATGACGCGCGACAACTATTACTCGATGCAGGTTGATGCCGTTTGCACCTGCGAATTTCCGAAGATTTTTGATATCAAGCCCAGTGCTTTGGAAGCCGTGGCGCCGGATTATCTTTCCCAATCGCATTGCTATCAGGGCTTTCGCTCTGCGGCAGGCCGCTGA
- a CDS encoding aspartate kinase has protein sequence MALIVQKYGGTSVGDPERIKNVARRVARFQNMGHQVVVVVSAMSGETNRLIALAKSVQIHPDPRELDVMISTGEQVTIALLAMSLKEIGLKAKSYTGAQVRIVTDNAHTKARILSIDENSIRNDLNEGHVVVVAGFQGVDENGNITTLGRGGSDTTGVALAAALKADECQIYTDVDGVYTTDPRIVPEARRLETITFEEMLELASLGSKVLQIRSVEFAGKYKVKLRVLSSFEEGGDGTLITFEDDDKMEKAIISGIAFNRDEAKITVLGAPDKPGIAYQILGPVAEANIDVDMIIQNVGADGSTDFTFTVHRNEYAKAIEILRNVQTHIGAREISGDDKIAKVSVVGVGMRSHVGIASAMFRTLAEEGINIQMISTSEIKISVVIDEKYLELAVRILHKAFNLEQSGSPLLA, from the coding sequence ATGGCACTGATTGTACAAAAATACGGTGGCACCTCGGTTGGCGACCCTGAGAGGATCAAAAACGTCGCCCGTCGCGTCGCCCGCTTCCAGAATATGGGACACCAGGTCGTGGTAGTAGTTTCCGCCATGAGCGGCGAAACCAACCGCCTCATTGCACTGGCCAAATCGGTTCAGATCCACCCCGACCCGCGTGAGCTGGACGTCATGATTTCGACCGGCGAGCAAGTCACCATTGCTCTTCTCGCCATGTCGCTCAAGGAAATCGGCCTCAAGGCCAAAAGCTATACCGGCGCGCAGGTCCGCATCGTGACCGATAACGCTCACACCAAGGCGCGCATTCTCTCCATCGACGAGAACAGCATCCGCAACGACCTGAACGAAGGGCACGTAGTGGTGGTCGCCGGCTTCCAGGGCGTGGACGAGAACGGCAACATCACCACGCTGGGCCGCGGCGGATCAGACACCACGGGCGTTGCGCTGGCAGCCGCGCTCAAGGCGGACGAATGTCAGATCTACACCGATGTGGACGGCGTATACACCACCGATCCGCGCATCGTGCCGGAAGCGCGCCGCCTCGAAACCATCACTTTTGAAGAGATGCTGGAGCTGGCCAGCCTGGGCTCCAAGGTATTGCAGATTCGCTCGGTTGAGTTCGCCGGAAAATACAAAGTAAAACTGCGCGTGCTATCCAGCTTTGAAGAAGGCGGAGACGGCACGCTGATCACATTTGAGGATGACGACAAGATGGAAAAAGCGATTATTTCGGGCATCGCCTTTAACCGCGACGAAGCCAAAATTACCGTGCTGGGCGCACCTGACAAGCCCGGCATCGCCTATCAGATCCTGGGCCCGGTGGCCGAAGCCAATATCGATGTGGACATGATCATCCAGAATGTCGGCGCTGATGGCAGCACCGACTTCACCTTTACCGTTCACCGCAACGAATACGCCAAGGCTATTGAAATTCTCCGGAATGTTCAGACTCATATCGGTGCGCGCGAAATCAGCGGCGACGACAAAATTGCCAAGGTATCGGTAGTCGGTGTCGGCATGCGCTCGCACGTCGGCATTGCCAGCGCCATGTTCCGCACTTTGGCCGAGGAAGGCATCAACATCCAGATGATCTCCACTTCCGAAATCAAGATTTCGGTAGTAATCGACGAGAAATACCTGGAACTGGCCGTACGCATCCTGCACAAGGCGTTCAACCTTGAACAGAGCGGCTCCCCGCTCCTGGCGTAA
- a CDS encoding helix-turn-helix domain-containing protein — MKLFDKVANPREIRRKLGMNQQEFWTKIGVTQSGGSRYESGRDMPKPVRELLRLVHMEHVDLTKVKREDFEIVEYMKQSHADLYKSMKKAVRSTHKAGEAH, encoded by the coding sequence ATGAAACTTTTTGACAAGGTTGCCAATCCACGCGAGATTCGTCGCAAACTGGGTATGAATCAGCAGGAGTTCTGGACCAAGATTGGTGTGACACAGAGTGGCGGGTCACGCTATGAGAGCGGCCGGGATATGCCCAAGCCGGTGCGCGAGTTGCTGCGCCTGGTGCATATGGAGCATGTCGATCTGACCAAGGTCAAGCGCGAAGATTTCGAGATTGTGGAATATATGAAGCAGTCTCATGCCGATCTTTATAAAAGCATGAAGAAAGCTGTGCGTTCTACCCACAAGGCTGGAGAAGCACATTAA
- the queD gene encoding 6-carboxytetrahydropterin synthase QueD, whose product MLITRRLEFDAGHRIPNHNSQCRHLHGHRYAIEITLSGQIIDIEGLSEKGMVMDFSEVKAIAQEVVVKQWDHAFLAYQGDIEVVDFLAGLPGHKTVILDVVPTAENLAETAFRMLDEAYVDRYANHLRLEQVRLYETPNNWADARRQA is encoded by the coding sequence ATGCTGATTACCCGCAGACTGGAGTTCGATGCCGGCCATCGCATCCCCAACCACAACAGCCAGTGCCGGCATCTTCATGGTCATCGTTATGCGATCGAGATTACCCTGTCGGGTCAGATTATTGATATCGAGGGCCTGTCCGAAAAGGGAATGGTGATGGATTTCTCCGAAGTAAAAGCCATCGCTCAAGAGGTCGTGGTCAAGCAGTGGGATCATGCCTTTCTGGCTTACCAGGGGGACATCGAGGTCGTGGATTTTCTTGCAGGCTTGCCTGGACACAAGACGGTGATCCTGGACGTGGTACCTACAGCGGAAAATCTTGCCGAGACTGCGTTTCGCATGCTTGACGAGGCCTACGTTGATCGCTACGCCAACCACCTTCGCCTGGAACAGGTGCGCTTGTACGAAACCCCAAACAACTGGGCGGATGCGCGGCGTCAGGCTTGA
- a CDS encoding radical SAM protein: MTQRPTPLSTHDHSRDSAGLTYVYPVISRRSGGISLGINLNPNNACNWRCIYCQVPDLQRGSAPPVDLPLLEKELREFLKELLHGNFMAGHLAPEARRLKDIALSGNGEPTSATEFEQVIELVAKIMGEFSLTGHIKLILITNGSLVHRPNVRRGLKRMESLNGEIWFKLDSATPEGRLRINHSRQKPETVMANLRTAASLCPTWIQTAVFALDGQPPEASEREAYLGFLSHAMDLGIPLRGVLLYGLARPSMQADAPRLTPLTQNWIDALAADIRALGLETKSSA; encoded by the coding sequence ATGACTCAGCGCCCGACACCTCTCAGCACACACGACCACAGCCGCGACAGCGCCGGACTGACCTATGTATATCCGGTTATCTCGCGTCGATCTGGTGGAATATCCCTGGGCATCAACCTGAACCCCAACAACGCCTGCAACTGGCGCTGCATTTATTGCCAGGTGCCGGATCTGCAGCGTGGCAGCGCGCCGCCCGTTGATCTGCCCCTGCTGGAGAAGGAACTGCGTGAGTTTCTGAAGGAGTTGCTGCACGGCAACTTCATGGCCGGGCATTTAGCCCCCGAAGCGCGGCGCCTGAAAGACATCGCGCTTTCCGGCAATGGCGAACCGACCAGCGCTACGGAGTTCGAACAGGTGATCGAACTGGTAGCGAAAATCATGGGTGAATTCAGCCTCACCGGCCACATCAAACTGATCTTGATCACAAATGGCAGCCTTGTGCACCGGCCAAACGTGCGCAGAGGTCTCAAGCGAATGGAAAGCCTGAATGGGGAAATCTGGTTCAAACTGGATAGCGCCACTCCAGAAGGGCGATTGCGCATTAATCATAGCCGCCAGAAACCTGAAACAGTCATGGCCAACCTGCGTACCGCGGCCAGTCTGTGCCCCACCTGGATTCAGACTGCGGTTTTTGCCCTCGACGGCCAACCGCCGGAGGCAAGCGAACGCGAAGCCTATCTGGGATTTCTGTCACACGCCATGGATCTCGGCATCCCGTTGCGAGGGGTGTTGCTGTACGGCCTGGCACGCCCTTCCATGCAGGCTGACGCGCCTCGGCTGACGCCCCTGACCCAAAACTGGATCGACGCCTTGGCCGCAGATATCAGGGCGCTGGGGCTGGAGACAAAAAGCAGCGCTTAA
- a CDS encoding multifunctional CCA addition/repair protein, with protein MQVYQVGGAVRDELLGLPVQDRDYVVVGATPEEMAKLGFRPVGKDFPVFLHPRTHEEYALARTERKTARGYKGFQVHAEPEVTLEQDLARRDLTINAIARDDAGGIIDPYHGVSDIRAGILRHVSQAFVEDPVRILRVARFAARFWQFSIAPETLELMREMVRNGEVDALVPERVWQELAKGLMERQPSRMFHVLRECGALARILPELDCLFGVPQPAQYHPEIDTGIHVMMVLDCTASRAYPLEVRFAALTHDLGKGTTPRAEWPRHIAHEQRGSALIKPLCERLRVPNACRDLALVTARFHGMVHRAEELRAETLLKLLHDTDALRQPQRFELFLQACEADFCGRAGFEQQDFLPADVLRRGLGVVSAVDAGAVAKQCADPDQIRDHVYQARLTALRQWRQKSHPNRA; from the coding sequence ATGCAGGTCTACCAGGTCGGCGGTGCGGTGCGCGACGAACTGCTTGGCCTGCCGGTGCAGGACCGGGATTATGTAGTGGTGGGCGCCACCCCCGAGGAGATGGCGAAGCTGGGATTCAGGCCGGTGGGCAAGGATTTTCCGGTTTTTCTTCACCCCCGGACCCATGAGGAATATGCCCTTGCCCGTACCGAGCGCAAGACGGCCAGGGGTTACAAGGGTTTCCAGGTGCATGCCGAGCCGGAAGTGACCCTGGAGCAGGATCTTGCCCGGCGCGATCTAACCATCAATGCCATTGCCCGGGATGACGCGGGCGGCATCATTGACCCCTATCATGGCGTGAGTGATATCCGGGCGGGTATTCTGCGTCACGTCAGCCAGGCCTTTGTCGAAGATCCCGTGCGGATTTTGCGCGTGGCACGCTTCGCGGCGCGTTTCTGGCAATTCTCCATTGCACCTGAAACACTTGAATTGATGCGGGAAATGGTCAGGAATGGTGAGGTAGATGCACTGGTTCCCGAACGGGTGTGGCAGGAACTCGCCAAGGGCCTGATGGAACGCCAGCCGTCGCGCATGTTCCATGTGCTGCGTGAATGCGGAGCCCTGGCGCGCATCCTGCCCGAACTCGACTGCTTGTTCGGGGTGCCCCAGCCAGCCCAGTATCATCCGGAAATCGATACCGGCATCCATGTCATGATGGTGCTTGACTGTACGGCTTCCCGCGCATATCCGCTGGAGGTTCGCTTTGCCGCACTGACGCATGATCTTGGCAAGGGCACGACGCCTCGGGCAGAATGGCCGCGCCATATTGCACATGAGCAGCGCGGCTCCGCACTGATCAAGCCGCTGTGCGAACGCCTGAGAGTGCCCAATGCGTGCCGTGACCTGGCGCTGGTGACGGCACGCTTTCACGGCATGGTTCATCGTGCCGAGGAGTTGCGGGCTGAAACGCTGTTGAAACTCCTTCATGACACCGATGCGCTACGCCAGCCTCAGCGTTTCGAACTTTTTCTGCAGGCATGCGAGGCTGATTTCTGTGGCCGGGCAGGCTTCGAACAACAGGATTTCCTGCCGGCGGATGTGCTGCGCCGCGGGCTTGGCGTTGTTTCCGCAGTGGATGCCGGGGCGGTGGCAAAGCAATGCGCGGACCCGGACCAGATTCGGGACCATGTGTATCAGGCGCGTCTGACAGCACTCAGGCAATGGCGGCAGAAGTCTCACCCGAATCGAGCATAA
- a CDS encoding transglycosylase SLT domain-containing protein, with protein MMLKSIFLFFSLCLFSLTNAAASSADDEFLAGRDAFRKGDAARLNLAAKRLGNHPLAPYLNYYQLLMRLKLASAAEVRGFIAADADSYLAGRLRADWLKILGKQQNWALFLEEYPLLNANNDAELSCFALQARLQRGDADVFQEGRKQWLSGTETAASCRPVFEAMMAAEELRGEDVWARIRLALELGNISVARQSAEDLPVAQKPGFGAVEKVADNPQWFLDAVGATPQGRAERELTMFAIYRLARSQPMAALPYWNRLQPQFSPEEQRYVWGQMAFHAARRHEPVAMQWFREAGDTPMNELQLTWRVRAALRAQDWPQVLSGIAAMPEAMQNQGAWRYWKARGLKTGGKTGDANAILAPLSLEHNFYGQMALEELGAVVSNPHPTYETSEEDIREVRAIPGIQRALALYRLDQRTEANREWMWSSRNFGDAQLLAAAELAKRNNWLDRAINTADKTRSLHDFSLRYPAPHRELMQVYAQEHGLDEAWVYGLIRQESRFVQQARSSVGASGLMQLMPATAKWIAGRMGMKHFRQSLVNQIDTNISFGTYYLRYVLDTNDGQPVLATASYNAGPTRARRWKDEKALEGAIYAESIPFSETRGYVQKVMSNASYYANRFERQVVTLRQRLGTIAGKGANNECQNPDERSPSCDP; from the coding sequence ATGATGCTAAAATCGATATTTCTGTTTTTCTCCCTGTGCCTGTTTTCTTTGACGAATGCGGCAGCCAGCAGCGCTGATGATGAATTTCTCGCGGGACGCGATGCATTTCGAAAGGGGGATGCCGCGCGCCTGAATCTGGCAGCAAAACGTCTTGGGAATCATCCCCTGGCACCTTATCTGAATTATTACCAGCTTCTGATGCGTCTCAAGCTTGCCAGTGCGGCAGAGGTGCGGGGCTTTATTGCGGCCGATGCGGATTCATACCTAGCAGGCAGGTTGCGTGCCGACTGGCTGAAAATTCTGGGGAAGCAGCAGAATTGGGCGCTATTCCTGGAAGAGTATCCCTTGCTGAATGCCAACAATGATGCAGAGCTTTCCTGTTTTGCCTTGCAGGCCAGGTTGCAGCGCGGAGATGCGGATGTATTTCAGGAGGGCCGAAAACAATGGTTGAGCGGGACGGAAACTGCCGCCTCGTGCCGGCCGGTGTTTGAGGCCATGATGGCCGCAGAAGAGTTGAGGGGGGAGGATGTCTGGGCTCGCATCCGGCTTGCGCTGGAGCTGGGGAACATCAGCGTGGCACGGCAGTCGGCAGAGGATTTGCCCGTGGCGCAAAAACCTGGTTTCGGTGCAGTGGAAAAGGTAGCTGATAATCCACAATGGTTTCTGGATGCGGTGGGCGCCACTCCTCAAGGCCGTGCCGAGCGGGAACTGACGATGTTTGCCATTTATCGTCTGGCACGCAGCCAGCCAATGGCTGCGCTGCCTTACTGGAACCGGCTGCAGCCTCAGTTCAGCCCGGAGGAGCAGCGTTATGTTTGGGGGCAGATGGCTTTTCATGCTGCGCGCCGGCATGAGCCTGTCGCAATGCAGTGGTTCCGTGAAGCGGGTGATACGCCCATGAACGAGCTCCAGCTGACATGGCGCGTTCGTGCGGCCTTGCGGGCGCAGGACTGGCCGCAGGTGTTGTCCGGGATTGCGGCGATGCCCGAGGCTATGCAGAACCAGGGCGCCTGGCGTTACTGGAAGGCTCGCGGGCTCAAGACTGGCGGCAAGACGGGCGATGCCAATGCGATTCTGGCGCCCCTGTCGCTCGAGCATAATTTTTATGGTCAGATGGCGCTTGAGGAGCTGGGTGCGGTCGTCAGCAATCCGCATCCCACCTATGAAACCAGTGAGGAGGATATCCGCGAAGTCAGGGCGATTCCAGGCATCCAGCGTGCGCTGGCTCTCTACCGGCTCGACCAGAGAACCGAGGCAAATCGTGAATGGATGTGGTCGAGCCGAAATTTCGGTGATGCGCAACTACTGGCAGCCGCAGAACTGGCAAAGCGCAACAATTGGCTTGATCGTGCCATCAATACCGCCGACAAAACCCGGAGTCTGCATGATTTCAGTCTGCGCTATCCGGCGCCTCACCGCGAATTGATGCAGGTTTATGCCCAGGAACACGGGCTGGATGAGGCATGGGTGTATGGCCTGATCCGGCAGGAAAGCCGTTTCGTGCAGCAGGCGCGCTCCAGCGTGGGCGCTTCCGGCCTGATGCAACTGATGCCGGCAACGGCCAAATGGATTGCCGGCCGGATGGGCATGAAGCATTTTCGCCAGAGCCTGGTCAACCAGATCGATACCAATATTTCCTTTGGTACCTATTATCTGAGGTATGTACTCGATACCAATGATGGCCAGCCGGTGCTTGCCACGGCATCCTACAACGCAGGGCCAACGCGCGCACGGCGCTGGAAGGATGAGAAAGCCCTGGAGGGCGCAATTTACGCTGAATCCATCCCATTCTCGGAAACCCGTGGATATGTCCAGAAGGTCATGAGCAATGCCAGTTATTATGCGAATCGCTTTGAGCGCCAGGTCGTAACCCTGAGGCAGCGCCTGGGGACGATTGCGGGGAAGGGCGCTAATAACGAATGCCAGAATCCGGATGAGCGGAGCCCTTCCTGCGATCCGTGA
- a CDS encoding acetyl-CoA carboxylase carboxyltransferase subunit alpha — protein sequence MKTIFLDFEQPIAELESKIEELQNVHDDSDLDISEEISRLSKKSQTLSKDIYSKLGAWQVSQVARHAQRPYTLDYLQNIFTDFEELHGDRAYSDDPAIVGGLARFDGQSVMVIGHQKGRDTKEKIYRNFGMPRPEGYRKALRLMRMAEKFGIPVMTFIDTPGAYPGIGAEERGQSEAIARNLYVMSELRTPIICTIIGEGGSGGALAIGVGDVTLMLQFSSYSVISPEGCASILWKNADKAPEAAETLGITANRLKSLGLIDKIVSEPIGGAHRDPEAMMQTLKKALQESMNQIQANPSLDELLKARYQRLMSYGKFKETA from the coding sequence ATGAAAACCATTTTTCTTGATTTTGAGCAGCCGATCGCCGAGCTAGAATCAAAGATCGAAGAACTGCAAAATGTCCACGACGATTCGGATCTGGATATTTCGGAAGAAATCTCTCGCCTGAGCAAGAAAAGCCAGACGCTCTCCAAGGACATCTACAGCAAGCTTGGCGCCTGGCAGGTTTCTCAGGTGGCGCGTCACGCACAGCGCCCCTACACGCTGGATTACCTGCAGAATATTTTTACCGACTTTGAAGAACTGCATGGCGACCGTGCCTATTCCGATGATCCTGCCATTGTCGGCGGACTGGCGCGCTTTGACGGCCAGTCAGTCATGGTAATCGGCCACCAGAAAGGCCGCGACACCAAGGAAAAGATTTACCGCAACTTCGGCATGCCCCGCCCGGAAGGCTACCGCAAGGCACTACGCCTGATGCGCATGGCTGAAAAATTCGGCATTCCGGTAATGACCTTTATCGACACGCCCGGCGCCTACCCAGGCATTGGCGCCGAAGAACGCGGGCAGTCCGAAGCCATCGCACGCAACCTCTACGTCATGTCAGAACTGCGCACCCCAATCATCTGCACCATCATCGGCGAAGGCGGCTCCGGTGGCGCCCTGGCGATCGGGGTCGGCGATGTCACCCTGATGCTGCAATTTTCAAGCTACTCTGTGATTTCCCCTGAAGGCTGCGCATCGATCCTGTGGAAGAACGCGGACAAGGCCCCCGAGGCGGCCGAAACCCTGGGCATCACCGCCAACCGCCTCAAATCACTGGGACTGATCGACAAAATTGTCAGCGAACCCATCGGCGGCGCCCACCGTGACCCGGAAGCCATGATGCAGACCCTCAAGAAAGCGCTGCAGGAAAGCATGAACCAGATTCAGGCAAACCCTTCTCTGGACGAATTGCTGAAAGCCCGTTATCAGCGACTGATGAGCTATGGCAAGTTCAAAGAAACTGCCTGA
- the hemB gene encoding porphobilinogen synthase — MQTLGQSPSKRMRRMRRDDFSRRLMRENQLSSADLIYPVFVLDGSDRIEAVASMPGVERKTLDHLLRQAEQCLELGVPALAIFPVIDAGLKSLDAAEAYNPDGLVPRVVGALKQRFPELGVITDIALDPYTSHGQDGLIDADGYVLNDETVAVLARQALVHAAAGADVVAPSDMMDGRIGAVRAALDAEQFIHTRILAYSAKYASSFYGPFRDAVGSSANLGGGNKYTYQMDPANSDEALWEVGLDLAEGADMVMVKPGMPYLDIVRRLKDEFKAPTFVYQVSGEYAMLKAAAQNGWLNERACVLESLLAFKRAGADGILTYFALDAARWLKEG; from the coding sequence ATGCAAACTCTAGGCCAATCCCCCTCCAAGCGCATGCGCCGTATGCGGCGTGATGATTTCTCCCGCCGCCTGATGCGCGAAAACCAACTCAGCAGTGCTGATCTGATTTATCCGGTTTTCGTGCTGGATGGAAGTGACCGAATTGAAGCAGTGGCCTCAATGCCGGGAGTTGAGCGCAAGACGCTGGACCACCTGTTGCGCCAGGCCGAGCAGTGCCTGGAACTGGGCGTGCCGGCGCTGGCAATCTTCCCCGTTATTGATGCCGGGCTGAAAAGCCTTGACGCGGCGGAAGCCTATAACCCGGACGGCCTCGTGCCGCGTGTGGTAGGGGCTTTGAAACAGCGCTTCCCGGAATTGGGCGTGATTACCGATATCGCGCTGGACCCGTACACCAGCCACGGCCAGGATGGCTTGATTGATGCGGACGGCTATGTCCTGAACGATGAAACAGTGGCGGTTCTGGCACGTCAGGCGCTGGTTCATGCCGCCGCCGGCGCGGATGTGGTTGCGCCCTCGGACATGATGGACGGCCGCATTGGTGCAGTACGGGCGGCGCTGGACGCGGAGCAATTCATCCATACCCGCATTCTGGCCTACTCGGCCAAATATGCCTCCAGTTTTTACGGGCCGTTTCGCGATGCGGTGGGCTCGTCCGCCAACCTGGGCGGCGGCAACAAATACACTTACCAGATGGACCCGGCCAACAGCGATGAGGCCTTGTGGGAGGTGGGGCTGGATCTGGCTGAAGGGGCGGACATGGTGATGGTCAAGCCGGGCATGCCTTATCTGGACATCGTGCGGCGCTTGAAGGATGAGTTCAAGGCGCCTACCTTCGTCTATCAGGTCAGTGGTGAATATGCCATGCTCAAGGCTGCCGCCCAGAATGGCTGGCTGAATGAGAGGGCCTGCGTGCTGGAATCGTTGCTGGCGTTCAAGCGCGCCGGGGCGGATGGAATTCTGACTTATTTTGCCCTGGATGCGGCGCGCTGGCTGAAAGAGGGCTGA